One genomic window of Methanosarcina acetivorans C2A includes the following:
- the hisS gene encoding histidine--tRNA ligase yields the protein MTVNRPRGTRDFLPADTARRRYVESVMRNVVRNWGYSEIITPTFEHLDLFTLKSGEGIVGELYNFTDKGGRDMTLRPELTAPVMRLYVNELQPFPKPLKLFYFENCFRYERPQKGRFREFWQFGVELIGSGKSDSDAEVIALADALLKAVGIQGDMKLGNLAVIRTLLKGLEPEIVSKVMRLVDKKEYAGLESLLEEIGAEEQLKSDLFHLIHLEGKYILPKVKEIVGNIPELVGFEKTLKLLDAYGVDYSLDFGIARGLDYYTGMVFEVYAEGLGAQKQVCGGGSYQLIQLFGGGDVPSTGFGIGFDRIMEICPLVPPASKNLVLVSKPATHIEAVKVASELRNYLPVQIDLMERNFKAQFSYANTINADYVVIVGEKELEAGKLTLRDMVSGEQELLTLEEIIEKITGQQD from the coding sequence ATGACAGTTAACAGGCCAAGAGGGACCCGGGACTTTTTACCCGCAGATACTGCCCGGAGAAGGTACGTGGAAAGCGTTATGCGAAATGTTGTCCGCAACTGGGGATACAGTGAAATCATTACGCCTACATTTGAACATCTGGACCTTTTTACCCTTAAGTCCGGGGAAGGCATAGTGGGGGAACTCTACAACTTCACGGACAAAGGAGGCAGGGATATGACCCTCAGGCCGGAACTTACGGCTCCTGTCATGCGGCTGTATGTAAACGAACTTCAGCCTTTTCCCAAGCCGTTGAAGTTATTCTACTTTGAAAATTGTTTCCGCTACGAGCGCCCCCAGAAAGGACGTTTCAGAGAATTCTGGCAGTTCGGAGTCGAACTCATCGGAAGCGGAAAATCCGACTCTGACGCCGAGGTTATTGCCCTTGCCGATGCCCTGTTAAAAGCTGTGGGCATTCAGGGTGACATGAAGCTCGGAAACCTTGCAGTGATCCGTACGCTTTTAAAAGGGCTTGAACCCGAGATCGTAAGTAAAGTAATGAGGCTTGTGGACAAGAAAGAGTATGCAGGTCTTGAATCCCTGCTTGAGGAAATCGGGGCAGAAGAACAGTTGAAGTCCGACCTCTTCCACCTGATACACCTTGAAGGCAAGTATATTCTCCCGAAGGTAAAAGAAATAGTCGGGAATATCCCCGAACTTGTAGGCTTTGAAAAGACTCTTAAACTTCTTGATGCGTACGGAGTCGATTACTCACTTGATTTCGGGATTGCCCGCGGGCTTGACTACTACACGGGTATGGTCTTTGAGGTTTATGCCGAGGGCCTGGGAGCTCAGAAGCAGGTCTGCGGGGGTGGCTCTTACCAGCTTATCCAGCTTTTCGGAGGTGGAGACGTGCCTTCCACGGGCTTCGGAATAGGTTTTGACAGGATTATGGAGATCTGCCCTCTCGTGCCGCCTGCATCCAAAAACCTTGTGCTGGTCTCAAAGCCCGCAACTCACATCGAAGCCGTAAAGGTTGCAAGCGAATTAAGAAATTACCTGCCTGTCCAGATAGACTTAATGGAGCGCAACTTTAAAGCCCAGTTCTCCTATGCAAACACCATTAACGCTGATTATGTGGTTATAGTCGGAGAAAAAGAACTCGAGGCAGGAAAACTGACTCTCAGGGATATGGTATCCGGAGAACAGGAACTTCTAACGCTGGAAGAGATTATTGAAAAAATTACAGGACAGCAGGATTGA
- a CDS encoding IS1182-like element ISMac1 family transposase, translating to MFRKYDQKQQFLLPLDLEDFVPENHIARVLNDIVDVVDITAIESTYSKEGCPAYHPRPLLKILLYGYLIGIRSSRKLQQMTQTDTAFMYLAAMQKPDFHTICRFRSTHLGPIKEIFSQVVTFCKEMDMIGSSISIDGTKVKANASSRQSKSSDALEKEIDKILKESIETDKHEDEIYGDSTPYQIPEELVDKKKRLEKIKAAKKKLDEEKLKKINITDNDARIMKHKDGSKKPSYNCQVAVDEKEQIIVAADVVNEENDLHQIEPMIQNVKNTLGYKPTIVLADAGYFSYENLEFLQEEGIDAYIPDNFYKAEKEGKTRRFRKSLFTYDEQKDCYYCPAAFEIPFTRIQKRKGEPDLRYYVCSYCSQCVLKNACTKSGKRTITRDPREHLMEDMRDKLNTEKGTEKYQKRMSTVEPVFGQMKQDRGFREFLLRGKRKTGIEFVMMCTVHNIKKIADFIKREGKNLKSMLKMIVGGGSKGWNKGGIRARITNTLC from the coding sequence ATGTTTCGAAAGTACGATCAAAAGCAGCAGTTTTTACTTCCGTTAGACCTGGAAGATTTTGTTCCTGAAAACCATATCGCCAGAGTACTAAACGACATCGTAGATGTCGTTGATATCACTGCTATTGAATCCACTTACTCTAAGGAAGGCTGCCCAGCCTATCATCCAAGACCTCTTTTAAAAATATTACTTTATGGTTACCTTATAGGCATTAGAAGTTCACGTAAACTGCAACAAATGACTCAAACTGATACTGCATTTATGTATCTGGCAGCCATGCAAAAACCTGATTTTCATACGATTTGTCGATTCCGTTCAACTCATCTTGGCCCTATAAAAGAAATCTTTTCCCAGGTTGTCACATTTTGTAAAGAAATGGATATGATTGGTTCCAGTATCTCAATTGACGGAACAAAGGTTAAGGCAAATGCTTCATCAAGACAGAGCAAGAGTTCGGATGCTCTCGAAAAAGAAATAGATAAGATACTTAAAGAGAGTATTGAGACAGATAAACATGAAGATGAAATTTATGGTGATTCAACACCATATCAGATTCCAGAAGAGCTTGTTGACAAGAAGAAAAGACTGGAAAAAATAAAAGCTGCTAAGAAGAAGCTTGATGAAGAAAAGCTGAAAAAAATAAACATCACAGATAACGATGCTCGAATTATGAAGCATAAAGATGGAAGCAAGAAACCTTCCTACAATTGTCAGGTTGCTGTTGATGAAAAAGAGCAAATAATCGTTGCAGCAGACGTTGTCAACGAAGAAAACGACCTTCATCAAATAGAACCAATGATACAGAATGTAAAAAACACACTGGGATATAAACCAACAATAGTACTTGCAGATGCAGGTTATTTCTCATATGAGAATCTGGAATTTTTACAGGAAGAAGGAATTGATGCTTATATTCCTGACAATTTCTATAAAGCTGAAAAAGAAGGAAAAACCAGGAGGTTCAGGAAGTCTCTTTTTACATACGATGAACAAAAAGACTGCTATTATTGTCCTGCTGCATTTGAAATCCCCTTTACAAGAATACAAAAGAGGAAAGGTGAACCTGATTTAAGGTATTATGTATGTAGCTATTGTTCTCAGTGTGTGCTGAAAAATGCATGTACTAAGAGCGGAAAAAGGACAATAACAAGAGATCCTAGGGAACATTTGATGGAGGATATGAGGGATAAACTGAACACAGAGAAGGGGACAGAAAAGTATCAGAAAAGAATGTCTACCGTAGAACCTGTGTTTGGTCAGATGAAACAGGATAGAGGGTTCAGAGAATTCCTATTGAGAGGAAAAAGGAAGACAGGAATTGAATTTGTTATGATGTGTACTGTACATAATATAAAGAAAATAGCAGACTTTATAAAAAGAGAAGGGAAAAACCTGAAAAGTATGCTGAAAATGATAGTTGGAGGAGGAAGTAAAGGATGGAATAAAGGGGGAATTCGAGCGAGAATAACAAATACTCTATGTTGA
- the cobS gene encoding adenosylcobinamide-GDP ribazoletransferase, with product MNSYLLAFKSGFGFLTTIPVGISMEGIDELMKKIYFYPVVGAVLGLLIGAIAYIGQLIFPDPVLAALIMGSVYYFTGFNHLDGVTDMGDGFMAHGSHEKKIKALKDTTLGTGGVAFGMLVLLAFYGSIRSIQDEGINVFGSNLPLLMFASMFIAEVSAKQSMLTIAAFGKPLPRPENQAYPGLGEMTINGATRKNFLIGFIFGAFVCFLPFGLIGLIPYLAACISALVLLNRSYAHFGGLNGDGIGTANEIGRITALIIIAVTLELSLNTGGLEWTLL from the coding sequence ATGAATTCATATTTACTTGCGTTTAAGTCGGGTTTTGGTTTCCTTACCACGATTCCTGTAGGAATCAGTATGGAAGGGATCGACGAACTCATGAAAAAGATCTACTTCTACCCTGTCGTGGGAGCCGTACTCGGGCTTCTCATAGGGGCAATTGCATACATAGGGCAGTTGATTTTCCCGGATCCCGTCCTGGCAGCTCTTATCATGGGGTCCGTGTATTACTTTACAGGCTTTAACCACCTTGACGGGGTCACTGATATGGGAGACGGCTTTATGGCCCACGGGTCCCATGAGAAAAAAATCAAGGCTTTAAAAGACACAACCCTCGGGACAGGAGGAGTTGCTTTCGGCATGCTTGTGCTGCTCGCCTTTTACGGATCCATAAGATCGATCCAGGACGAAGGCATTAATGTTTTTGGTTCCAATCTTCCGCTTCTTATGTTCGCATCCATGTTTATAGCGGAAGTCAGCGCCAAGCAGTCTATGTTAACAATTGCAGCTTTTGGAAAACCGCTCCCAAGGCCGGAAAATCAGGCATATCCTGGCCTTGGGGAAATGACAATAAACGGAGCAACCCGGAAAAATTTCCTGATAGGATTTATTTTCGGAGCGTTTGTATGCTTCCTGCCCTTCGGACTGATAGGGCTGATTCCCTACCTGGCAGCATGCATCTCGGCTCTCGTACTCCTTAACAGGAGTTATGCCCACTTTGGAGGCCTGAACGGCGACGGAATCGGAACGGCTAACGAGATTGGAAGGATAACTGCCCTGATAATTATTGCAGTTACCCTCGAACTTTCATTAAATACTGGAGGTCTGGAATGGACGCTATTGTAA
- a CDS encoding DUF7284 family protein, which yields MPNNVNNEKVKEEAVKELSVYVTGSSVYINGSSNHVKESSIKESSAYSTVFDALFLLVLISLSGVLLMPSLQADEQYVAAGYVTSSEMDTYLLESLLSCKLEDFEYEISPLSVLNVSVPENSVVESPAHTLFGKEQKHRTFADLTADYLAISLSLSKNGSAVSLNPLAEDYSAQASEAIAIYLDRKIAGRFSYRFEAYWYPVEAFPLGSELIVGDKPPANAIRQSTKLSMPLYASAPSRGSLLACVNDSVLEASLNVSEEEASRELFRAFNASLDAAALEGAETVVGLIFPSDYSGSVFGEEADESFETLLYGVSENAGEANSSSTEDEFNAYLSTLLESGFAPDSEPYPENYSENVSAAELSLLEDLLADHIRTEIRAELEAEFSGEINETVHSIIEVEDLSEAQALRDARIEEIYRQVNPGGARIVLYLWKPF from the coding sequence GTGCCAAACAATGTAAATAATGAAAAAGTAAAGGAAGAAGCTGTTAAGGAATTATCTGTTTATGTTACGGGGTCTTCCGTTTATATCAATGGATCTTCTAATCATGTCAAAGAATCCTCTATTAAGGAATCTTCGGCTTATTCCACAGTTTTTGATGCCCTGTTTTTGCTTGTATTAATCTCACTTTCCGGAGTTCTTCTTATGCCTTCCCTGCAGGCCGATGAGCAGTATGTTGCAGCCGGATATGTGACTTCTTCAGAAATGGACACTTATCTGCTCGAGTCCCTGCTTTCCTGCAAACTTGAGGACTTTGAGTACGAAATCTCTCCTCTTTCGGTGCTGAATGTTTCAGTCCCCGAAAACTCGGTTGTGGAAAGTCCTGCTCACACTCTTTTCGGGAAGGAACAGAAACACAGGACTTTTGCTGACCTGACCGCCGACTACCTTGCCATCTCCCTTTCCCTGTCAAAAAACGGTTCAGCCGTTTCTCTCAATCCCCTTGCTGAGGACTATTCGGCTCAGGCTTCCGAAGCTATCGCAATTTATCTGGACAGGAAAATCGCAGGAAGGTTTTCTTATCGGTTTGAAGCTTACTGGTATCCCGTGGAAGCTTTTCCTCTGGGGAGTGAACTTATAGTTGGGGACAAGCCTCCTGCAAATGCTATCCGGCAGAGTACAAAGCTCTCCATGCCCCTTTATGCCAGTGCACCTTCCAGGGGTTCCCTTCTTGCCTGCGTAAATGATTCCGTGCTTGAAGCTTCTCTTAACGTTTCTGAGGAAGAGGCTTCAAGAGAACTTTTCCGGGCTTTTAATGCTTCTCTTGATGCTGCAGCGCTTGAAGGGGCGGAAACGGTTGTTGGACTGATTTTCCCGTCAGACTATTCGGGGTCTGTTTTTGGAGAAGAAGCCGATGAATCTTTTGAGACCCTGCTTTACGGGGTTTCTGAAAATGCGGGTGAAGCCAATTCCTCCTCAACGGAAGACGAATTTAATGCTTATCTCTCAACCCTTCTTGAATCCGGGTTTGCCCCTGATTCGGAGCCCTATCCCGAAAACTATTCCGAAAATGTATCCGCGGCAGAACTCTCTCTGCTTGAAGACCTGCTGGCGGACCACATCCGAACAGAGATAAGGGCAGAACTTGAAGCTGAATTTTCGGGCGAGATTAATGAGACTGTTCATTCCATAATCGAAGTTGAAGATCTCTCTGAGGCTCAGGCTCTTAGGGATGCCCGGATAGAGGAAATTTACAGACAGGTAAATCCTGGGGGGGCAAGGATAGTCCTTTATCTCTGGAAACCGTTTTAA
- a CDS encoding 30S ribosomal protein S15 — protein sequence MAKMHTKRKGKSSSTRPIRTDPPEWCKIGADEVTTIVLDLWKQGVSTAEIGMVLRDRYGVPDAKLITGKKVTTILKENNVAPNIPEDLTNLIVKALGLRKHLSVNKKDVHNKRSLNLTESKIRRLVKYYKQEKVLPRDWFYKPETAEMMITR from the coding sequence ATGGCAAAAATGCACACCAAAAGAAAAGGCAAGTCTTCCTCCACCAGGCCTATCAGAACCGATCCGCCTGAGTGGTGCAAGATTGGAGCAGACGAAGTTACCACAATTGTCCTCGACCTCTGGAAACAGGGTGTCTCCACAGCCGAAATCGGCATGGTTTTAAGAGACCGCTACGGAGTCCCTGACGCCAAGCTCATAACAGGTAAGAAGGTCACAACGATTCTCAAGGAAAACAATGTTGCTCCTAACATTCCCGAAGACCTTACCAACCTTATCGTAAAGGCTCTGGGACTGAGGAAGCACCTTTCTGTTAACAAGAAAGACGTCCACAACAAGCGTTCCCTTAACCTTACAGAATCCAAGATCAGAAGGCTTGTTAAATACTACAAACAGGAAAAGGTACTCCCAAGAGACTGGTTCTACAAGCCTGAAACCGCAGAAATGATGATTACCAGGTAA
- a CDS encoding FecCD family ABC transporter permease — protein sequence MHLYNGEIPADYLGYVRRKSIYILGGVILLFLMFIYSISVGAVSIPPYEVLKTLMGQNVSTKWDAIIWNIRLPQALAAIVAGIGLSITGVVMQSILRNPLGSPFTLGISNAGAFGAAVSVIILGTGKMQSTVANAVTINNPYLTTMTAFFFCLLATGIILIISRIRGSSPEVMVLAGVALSSLFTAGTMFLQYFADDTQLAAVVFWTFGDVGRANWNELAIMTGIVLLAILFFAINRWNYNAIDAGDETAKGLGVDVEKIRLIGMVVAALVSAVIVAFLGVIGFVGLICPHMVRRLIGDDQRYLIPGSAVMGGLLLLISDTAARLIIAPYVLPVSVLTAFMGAPTFIYLLIRGYQR from the coding sequence GTGCACCTTTACAATGGAGAGATTCCGGCTGACTACCTCGGATATGTACGACGCAAATCCATCTATATCCTGGGGGGAGTCATCCTCCTCTTCTTAATGTTTATATATTCTATCTCTGTTGGGGCCGTATCCATCCCCCCCTATGAGGTACTAAAAACACTGATGGGGCAAAATGTCTCAACCAAGTGGGATGCTATTATCTGGAACATCCGCCTCCCCCAGGCGCTTGCGGCAATTGTTGCGGGAATCGGACTCTCCATAACAGGAGTGGTGATGCAGTCGATCCTGCGCAATCCCCTGGGCTCTCCGTTTACCCTGGGGATCTCGAATGCAGGCGCTTTCGGAGCTGCCGTCTCTGTGATCATCCTCGGAACAGGAAAAATGCAGTCAACTGTTGCAAATGCAGTTACGATCAACAACCCTTACCTGACAACTATGACTGCATTCTTCTTTTGTCTCCTCGCAACAGGGATAATCCTCATCATCTCCCGGATACGGGGATCTTCTCCTGAAGTAATGGTGCTTGCCGGAGTTGCACTCTCTTCTCTCTTCACAGCAGGAACAATGTTTTTGCAGTATTTTGCTGACGACACCCAGCTTGCTGCCGTCGTTTTCTGGACATTTGGAGATGTTGGGAGAGCAAACTGGAATGAACTGGCAATTATGACAGGAATTGTCCTGCTTGCGATCTTATTTTTCGCCATCAACCGCTGGAACTATAACGCTATCGATGCAGGAGACGAGACCGCAAAGGGACTCGGAGTCGATGTGGAAAAAATAAGGCTTATAGGCATGGTTGTGGCAGCGCTGGTATCGGCAGTAATTGTAGCCTTTCTAGGGGTCATCGGCTTTGTTGGATTAATTTGCCCACATATGGTCAGGCGGCTCATAGGGGACGACCAGAGGTACCTGATCCCGGGCTCTGCCGTTATGGGAGGACTACTCCTTCTTATTTCGGATACAGCCGCGAGGCTTATAATAGCACCATACGTGCTTCCGGTTTCCGTGCTCACCGCTTTTATGGGGGCACCTACGTTTATTTATCTGCTTATTAGGGGGTATCAACGATAA
- the cobZ gene encoding alpha-ribazole phosphatase CobZ — MKLSDIEEKDLKEGQPEKVEGKATVDILDVLAEEGISVQDLADTALEMYVPHPGLETREKAEALFKRELKFALSDPNLCLLIYSGILLEREGRAGNLPNLSKSSYEKDLSFIIADEVLGNSIANYISGSKGTFEFVRYDKIKPGILANLGPFMDDVIGGLIGGVSSNMYSRGMAEFEGKD; from the coding sequence ATGAAGTTATCCGATATTGAGGAAAAGGACCTGAAAGAAGGGCAACCTGAAAAAGTAGAGGGAAAAGCTACCGTTGATATCCTTGATGTCCTGGCTGAAGAAGGCATAAGCGTCCAGGACCTTGCGGACACGGCTCTCGAAATGTACGTCCCTCACCCGGGGCTTGAGACAAGGGAAAAAGCCGAAGCCCTGTTTAAAAGAGAACTCAAATTCGCTCTTTCGGATCCGAACCTCTGTCTCCTGATTTATTCCGGAATTCTGCTGGAGAGAGAAGGCAGAGCCGGAAACCTTCCGAACCTCAGCAAAAGTTCCTATGAAAAAGACCTGAGTTTCATAATTGCAGACGAAGTGCTCGGCAACAGCATCGCAAACTATATCAGCGGCTCTAAAGGGACATTCGAGTTTGTCAGGTATGACAAAATAAAACCCGGGATCCTTGCAAACCTGGGGCCTTTCATGGACGACGTGATCGGAGGGCTTATCGGAGGGGTCTCCTCCAATATGTATTCAAGAGGTATGGCAGAGTTTGAGGGGAAAGACTGA
- a CDS encoding ABC transporter ATP-binding protein, which produces MILSVEELQFLYHNRKILNEIAFSIDEGEVVAILGPNGVGKTTLLKCLNRILHPKEGAVHIDGENLFDLGTMEIARRIGYVPQRVETGRLTAFDAVLLGRRPHIKWNITEKDLKIVDSVFRLLSMENLRLSYIDEMSGGELQKVAVARSLVQEPKVLLLDEPTSSLDLKNQVEILAIIRKIVLEHGIAAVMTMHDLNQALRYADRFILLKGGKIHAHGGVEIITPQVIEEVYGLPVVIGEVSGIRCVVPGSPAWDCSTGYVASR; this is translated from the coding sequence ATAATCCTTTCTGTAGAAGAACTTCAGTTTTTATATCATAACCGCAAGATCCTTAACGAGATTGCCTTTTCGATCGATGAAGGCGAAGTTGTCGCAATCCTGGGACCAAACGGCGTTGGCAAGACTACCCTGTTAAAATGCCTGAACAGAATTCTCCATCCGAAAGAGGGAGCAGTCCATATCGACGGGGAAAACCTTTTCGACCTCGGGACAATGGAGATTGCCCGACGTATCGGATATGTCCCGCAGCGCGTGGAGACAGGAAGGCTGACAGCTTTTGATGCAGTCCTTCTCGGACGGCGGCCCCATATAAAATGGAATATTACGGAAAAGGACCTAAAGATCGTCGATTCAGTCTTCAGGCTGCTCTCGATGGAAAACCTGCGCCTGTCCTATATCGATGAGATGAGCGGAGGAGAACTTCAGAAGGTAGCAGTAGCCCGTTCCCTTGTCCAGGAGCCAAAAGTCCTGCTCCTTGACGAGCCGACAAGCAGCCTTGACCTGAAGAATCAGGTGGAGATCCTGGCTATTATCCGGAAGATAGTCCTTGAACACGGGATCGCGGCTGTGATGACGATGCACGACCTTAACCAGGCCCTCAGATATGCAGACCGGTTTATCCTTCTGAAAGGGGGAAAAATTCATGCCCACGGAGGGGTGGAAATAATTACCCCTCAGGTAATCGAAGAGGTATACGGTCTACCTGTGGTCATTGGAGAGGTTTCAGGAATTCGATGTGTCGTCCCGGGGAGCCCTGCATGGGACTGCAGCACAGGCTACGTTGCAAGTAGATAA
- a CDS encoding cobalamin biosynthesis protein: MIIPDSGHLALVLLLAAGIDIIFGEPPAAVHPVVWIGKLINILKNAAPKTHRKLYGTAMALCCVFFASFLGYSILYITALPGIPGFLALLIEAYFLKATFAINCLLSPAREIYKHLEENQLEKVRELLPIYVSRNTSKLTKNQMSSAVVESVSENYVDGILSPIFYYALFGEFGLVAAYAFKAISTLDSMVGYKTEPYRELGYFSAKSDDVLNWIPARISVIFILAAAITVSLFPRKGRKINPFDSVKTALADGMKTPSPNSGYPMAATAGALGVKLEKPDTYVLGASYPQTEVKDIKRVSQLIAIASGFSLVAFVAVI; the protein is encoded by the coding sequence ATGATCATCCCGGACAGCGGGCACCTTGCGCTGGTACTCCTGCTTGCCGCAGGCATAGACATCATTTTCGGAGAACCCCCCGCTGCTGTTCATCCCGTTGTCTGGATAGGAAAATTAATCAATATTTTGAAAAATGCAGCCCCGAAAACCCACAGGAAACTTTACGGCACTGCAATGGCTCTTTGCTGCGTTTTCTTTGCGTCTTTTCTGGGTTATTCCATCCTCTATATTACAGCCCTTCCGGGAATCCCTGGTTTTTTAGCTCTCCTGATAGAAGCTTACTTCCTGAAAGCCACCTTTGCAATCAACTGTCTGCTGAGCCCTGCAAGAGAGATCTATAAACATCTTGAAGAAAACCAGCTGGAGAAAGTCAGGGAACTTCTTCCGATCTATGTAAGCCGGAACACCTCCAAACTGACAAAAAACCAGATGTCTTCGGCAGTTGTGGAGTCTGTATCGGAAAACTATGTGGACGGCATATTGAGTCCGATTTTCTACTACGCCCTTTTCGGAGAATTCGGGCTTGTGGCTGCCTACGCCTTTAAAGCCATAAGTACCCTTGACTCAATGGTAGGGTATAAAACCGAGCCTTACAGGGAACTCGGATACTTTTCAGCAAAGTCCGATGATGTATTGAACTGGATCCCTGCGCGGATTTCAGTTATCTTTATCCTTGCTGCAGCCATTACAGTATCCTTATTCCCCAGAAAAGGGAGAAAAATCAATCCCTTCGACAGCGTAAAAACTGCTCTCGCAGACGGGATGAAGACCCCGTCCCCCAATTCAGGCTATCCTATGGCTGCTACTGCAGGAGCTCTTGGAGTCAAACTAGAAAAACCTGACACCTATGTGCTGGGAGCCTCTTACCCGCAAACCGAAGTAAAAGATATAAAAAGGGTATCCCAATTAATAGCAATTGCCTCAGGGTTTTCACTTGTTGCTTTTGTGGCAGTGATCTAG
- the cobD gene encoding threonine-phosphate decarboxylase CobD, which translates to MSEQRSVPLREHLLALKPCLHGGLIQATSEMYGIPENEILDFSANFNPLGSPFDYPKSGINFDKIISEIRAKLLEYPDNRYLEFREAAARFVCLGVKPQNIIPGNGSTEIIRLVVESVVEKGDKILLPWPTFGEYEMQCRIAGAEPVYPAQEEVNTLSDELLEEAKILFICNPNNPTGKLRSREELKVLAERCREHKTLLYVDEAFIELADPSQSVADLPADNDYVFVMRSLTKAFAIPGIRMGFGIASPAMAEILNTARLSWNLGAIANATGVAFLNIEGGIDSPYLKKAREMIQKEGETLKAKIDRIRGLEAGEVNVNFIFVDISKFMLNSSELAERLAAKGVLIRDCVSFHGLGKKYIRVAVRTEKENDRLIAALGEVITEWGREQAKNELKHVIEKASEEGIGGRKTCEYYPCHFEGQNCTFCFCPFYPCGNEKTGGKWIQSSRGGKVWSCVDCHLVHKKEIAQKILDCLMQEGDTDELVKVAWKKVMEPIL; encoded by the coding sequence GTGTCAGAGCAAAGAAGTGTACCTTTAAGGGAGCATCTACTGGCCCTGAAGCCCTGCTTACATGGAGGGCTAATTCAGGCAACTTCGGAGATGTACGGGATCCCCGAAAACGAAATCCTCGACTTCAGTGCAAACTTTAACCCTCTTGGTAGTCCCTTTGACTATCCGAAAAGCGGGATAAACTTTGACAAAATAATTAGTGAGATTCGTGCGAAACTCCTGGAATACCCTGACAACAGGTATCTGGAGTTCAGGGAAGCTGCGGCCAGGTTTGTATGTCTGGGAGTAAAACCGCAGAATATTATTCCCGGCAACGGTTCAACGGAAATAATTAGGCTTGTAGTCGAATCTGTGGTCGAAAAAGGAGATAAGATCCTTTTACCCTGGCCCACTTTCGGAGAATATGAAATGCAGTGCCGGATCGCGGGAGCAGAACCGGTATACCCTGCGCAGGAAGAGGTAAATACACTTTCTGATGAGCTGCTGGAAGAAGCAAAGATCCTTTTTATCTGTAACCCGAACAACCCCACAGGAAAACTCCGCAGTAGAGAAGAGCTTAAAGTCCTTGCCGAACGCTGCAGAGAACATAAAACTCTTCTTTATGTTGACGAAGCTTTCATCGAGCTTGCAGACCCATCACAGAGCGTTGCAGACCTTCCTGCAGACAATGACTACGTTTTTGTCATGCGCTCCCTTACAAAGGCCTTTGCAATTCCCGGCATAAGGATGGGCTTCGGGATAGCATCTCCTGCTATGGCTGAAATCCTGAATACAGCAAGGCTGTCCTGGAACCTCGGAGCTATCGCAAATGCTACCGGAGTAGCATTTTTGAATATCGAAGGCGGGATTGACAGCCCATACCTGAAAAAAGCCAGGGAAATGATCCAGAAAGAAGGCGAAACACTCAAAGCCAAAATTGACAGGATAAGGGGCCTTGAAGCCGGGGAAGTGAATGTTAACTTCATCTTTGTCGATATAAGTAAGTTCATGCTTAACTCAAGTGAGCTGGCTGAAAGGCTTGCAGCCAAGGGTGTCCTTATCCGGGACTGCGTCTCTTTCCACGGCCTTGGTAAAAAGTACATAAGGGTTGCTGTCAGGACCGAAAAAGAAAATGACCGGCTCATTGCTGCACTCGGGGAAGTTATCACCGAATGGGGCAGGGAACAGGCAAAGAACGAACTGAAGCACGTGATAGAAAAGGCCAGTGAAGAAGGTATAGGAGGCAGGAAGACCTGCGAATATTACCCCTGCCATTTTGAAGGCCAGAACTGCACCTTCTGCTTCTGCCCGTTTTATCCCTGTGGAAACGAGAAAACCGGGGGAAAATGGATCCAGAGCTCAAGAGGCGGCAAAGTGTGGAGCTGTGTTGACTGTCACCTTGTCCATAAAAAGGAAATTGCCCAGAAGATTCTTGACTGCCTTATGCAGGAAGGAGACACGGACGAACTTGTAAAAGTAGCCTGGAAAAAAGTGATGGAGCCTATCTTATGA